The sequence below is a genomic window from Dyadobacter chenwenxiniae.
CAGAAATTTCTGATAATAAGGCGTTCCCTGGGCGACCCTGGTTTGTTGTAAAATGATTTCAGACAACCATATTTTATAGGGGTCTGTCGTTTGTCTCCAAAGTAAAGGGCGGTGGTTATTGAGATACCAGGATTTTAGTTTTTTGTTAAAATCAATTGCCTGTAAATGATCCGATATCATAATGTTTGCACTTATGTACGCTGTTATTTAACCAATTAGAAAAAAAATGAAAACGCCTTCCTTTTAAATCTTGGTAAAATTAGCGTACCTTTGTGTTCCCAAAATTTAGAGGAGTAAGTAAATAAATGAAATAATATCCACTTAAAGTAAACAATCAAAGTGACTAAGGCAGACGTAATCGCACAGATTTCTGAGAAAACAGGTGTAGACAAGGGCGATGTTCAGCAAACGCTCGAATCGTTCTTCACCGTGGTAAAGGACTCACTTTCTGAGGGAGAGAACCTTTATGTAAGAGGTTTTGGTAGTTTCATCAATAAAAAACGTGCGCGTAAAGTTGCCCGTAATATTTCGAAGGGAACTTCAATGATCATTGACGAGCACTTTGTACCAAGCTTCAAGCCTGCAAAAGTTTTTGTTGAGCAGGTAAAGGAAAGTGACAAATTGAAAGCTGTCGCTGAAAAGTAATTTACCTGAAAAGGTTTGAGGTTATAAACGTATGAAAAAGTCCATTCTTCTTTCTTGTGTGCTTGCAGTTGCTCTTGTAGGAACGCTTTTCAGCCTTCCCAAGGTCGTTGTAAATACAAAGGGAAAAGAAGTGGGCAAAGAGAGAAGCCAGTCCCAGGCAGCTGCAACAGTAGCTGCCCCGGACTCTTCCGTTCAATCGCATGACAAGGCCACCATTTCGCCTGATCAGCAAAAAATTGTAGATCAGCTGAGAAGTGGCTTCGAGCAGGCGGGCGATAAAGACAAAGCGGCTGCGGGCTTGAAGTTATCAGATAAGTTCGCACAGTTGCAAAAGTTTGATAGCGCAGCATTTTATGCTGAAAAAGCAGCTCTTTTGTCTCCAAGCATTGAAAATCTTGTCAGGACCGGCGATCGTTATTACGAAGCTTACGGTTTTGCCATTGATGATCAGAAAGCCAAAAACCTTGGAGCAAAAACCCGCGAATACTACCAGAAAGCACTTGATCAGAATCCTGGCCTGTTAGCTGCCAAAGCCAACATGGCAATGACTTACGTGAACACAGAAAACCCAATGCAGGGAATTTTAATGTTGCGCGAAGTGATTGACACCGATCCTACCAACGAATTGGCATTGTTCAATTTAGGGATCTTGTCCATGAGATCTAACCAATATTCAAAAGCTGCCGACAGGTTCAGACAGATTTTGACCAATAATCCGGCCAATACAAAAGCGAAATTCTATTTAGGACTGACGCTCGTGGAACTGGGAAACAAGGAAGAGGCCCGCAAAGTCCTTTCCGAAGTTAAAAAGGAAGAGAAAGATCCTGTAATCCAGCAAGCGATTGGCGAATTGGAAGGTCGTCTGAACAATTGATAAGCAGAAAAGAAAATCAATTTTTATTTTAAACGACATAAAACATGCCTTGCGGAAAAAAAAGAAAGAGACATAAGATTTCCACTCACAAGAGAAAGAAAAGACTTAGAAAAAACAGACATAAGAAGAAATAATATATCATGACCGGATTTTAATAAAAGTCCGGTCATGCCTTCTTCCCCTCGTATGTATTGCCCCTTTCAATCTGAAAGCGGAGGTTAAGTATCAACATTATATAGCCATTTAGTTGGTTGAACATTGAGTAACGAATTACTAATCAATTCTACTCAAAAGGGAGAACGTATAGCCCTTTTGCAGGATAAACGTCTTTTAGAATATCACGTCGAAACACCGGATCAAAGCTTTACTGTGGGGGATATCTATCTCGGGACAGTCAGGAAGCTTGTAGCGGGGCTTAATGCCGCGTTTGTTGATGTCGGTTTTGAAAAAGATGCGTTTCTGCATTATCTCGATCTTGGGCCTAATATTAACTCTCTCAACAAATTAACGAAGGACGTAATATCCAAGCGTCAGACTTCCGGGAAGTTGAATAACTTCAAAATGGAGCCCGAAATTGAAAAGCTGGGTAAGATTGACAAAGTCCTTTCAAAAAACCAACCTATTCTTGTTCAGATCGTTAAGGAGCCTATTTCTACAAAAGGCCCGAGACTTTCCTGCGATATTTCGATTGCCGGCCGTTACATTGTACTGGTCCCTTTTTCAAATTCTGTAAACCTTTCCAAAAAGATTACTGACAAGCAGGAGCGAAATCGTCTGCAGCGTCTGATGTCTTCTATCAAGCCTGCCAACTTCGGTGTCATTATCCGGACTGTTGCAACAGGGAAAGATGTGGATGAGCTGAACAAGGATTTGCAAGATTGCCTGGACAAATGGGAAAACGGGATCAAAACATTGCGCGATGCCAAACCGCGTGATCGTGTCATAGGTGAAATGAACCGTGCTTCTTCCATCATTCGCGATATGCTGAATGAATCATTCGACAGCATTACGGTTGATTCCAAAGAGGTTTACGACGACATTAAGGCTTACATTCACAACATTGCGCCGGATAGGGAGAACATCCTGAAACTGCACAATGGCAAGAATAAGCTCTTTGAACAATTCGGTCTTGAAAAACAGATTAAATCGTTATTCGGACGTTCTGTTAGCTTGCCGAATGGTGGTTATCTGATCATTGAACATACTGAGGCATTGCACGTTATCGACGTAAACAGCGGTAATAAGTCCAACTCAGAAGAAGATCAGGAAGCGACTGCATTGAGCGTCAACCTCGAAGCAGCCAAAGAAATTGCCCGTCAATTGCGGCTTCGCGATATGGGGGGAATTATCGTTGTCGATTTTATCGATATGAAGAAAGCGGAAAACAAACGCGTTCTTTTTGATACGATGCGCGACGAAATGAAAGGTGACCGCTCCAAGTACACTATTCTGCCGCTTTCGAAATTTGGTCTGCTGCAAATTACACGTCAGCGCGTAAGACCTGAAATGAACATTGTAACCCGCGAAACATGCCCGACTTGTGGCGGAACGGGCACGATTCAAGCGAGCATCCTGGTTTCTGATGTGATCGCGAATAATCTGGATTACATTCTTACCAAGCAAAATGAACGTGGAATTACCATTTCTCTTCATCCATTCCTGCATTCTTATTTTACAAAGGGATTAATTTCCGAGCAAGTAAAATGGCTTTTCCACTATAAAACGTGGGTGAAGCTGATCAAAGACACTTCTTTGGGCGTGGTCGATTTTAAATTCCACAACCGATACGGAGAGGAAATTGAAATTGTTCCGGGTAATTAAAAAGCTGATTCCTAGATAGCAGCATTAATTATCATCTCCCTTTCCAGTTCGGGCTTCTTTTCTCTTTAAAAGCCTGTACTCCCTCTTTTGCATCTTCGGAAGCGAGAATTTGATCCAATTCCGCTTTTAAAAAGCTGTGCTTTTCACTCTCCGGGATCTGCTTCAATTTTTGAAATGCCTTCATGCCTTGCTGGATCGCGTAAGGAGCATTTTGAGCGATTTGCGCAGCCATTGTCTGAACTTCATTTTTAATGCTTTCTGTTTCTGTAATGTGGGTTAACAAGCCCAATTCAAGCGCTTCCTCAGCGTTATAGCTTTTGCCTGTAATGCACATTTCCAAAATCTTCCTCGCGGAAATAACCCGACTGAGTGAAGCCATAACTTGCATTGGCCAGATTCCGCGTTTGACTTCCGGCAAGCTGAAAACTGCATCATTTACACTAAAAACGAATGTACAGCCGCAAATTATTAGAAATCCGCCTGCTAAAACAGGCCCTTCAACCTGCGCAATGGTTGGTTTGTAAACTTCATTAAAAGCGTCGCCTAACTTCGCTTCTTCTCTGATCGCCGGCAATGTTGAATTTTTAGTATTTGCAGAAGTGTCATGAAAAGCATTCAGATCAGCTCCTGCGCAGAAGACAGACCCTTCGGCATTGATGATCAGGCAGCGTACTTTGTTATTATAATTTGCGTAGGCCAATGCGAAAATGATTTCCTCCGCCATAGTCGGCGTGAAAGCATTGCGTTTTTCGGGACGGCTGAGCGTGATGGTGAAGATGTGATTGGATAAGGAGGTTTTGATATACAAAAACTTCACTGACCCGAAATCTTGCACGTCCTCTTCTGTATAAAATCGCATATGATCGCTTATTAGCGTTTGGAAATGCGGAATTTTTAAGGTTTCAAAACACCTTCGAGCATGGTTATATACTGCTTGATTCCCGCCTCGATTTCATGAAGATAGATAAATTCATCCGCACTATGAGAACGTCTGGAATGTCCGGGGCCCATTTTTAGCGAGGGGCAATCGAGCAATGCCTGGTCAGAAGTGGTGGGCGAGCCATATGCTTCTCTTCCCAATTTCAATCCTTCCAAAACTATCGGATGATCCATAGGAATGCTCGACGGGCGCAGCCGAATTGATCTCGCAGCAACCTCGGACTCTATATTGGCTTGAATCACCTCAATTACCTCTTCCAAAGTATATTGATCGGTTACCCGGACGTCAATGGTAAAATTACAAGCATCGGGAACAACATTGTGCTGCGTCCCTGCATTAATGATCGTCACGGACATTTTTATCGGTCCTAATGTGGGCGAAACCTTCGGAAACTTGTATTCCTGAATCCGATTAATGTCTTTTAGTGCTTTGTAAATGGCATTTTCACCTTCCTCGCGCGCAGCATGTCCGGATTTCCCTTTTGCCGTGCAGTCTAAAACCAGCAGACCTTTTTCTGCGACAGCTAACTGCATTTCGGTAGGTTCACCGACAATGGCAAATGCGATATCAGGCAATTCCGGAACAACGATTTCTAATCCTTCTTTTCCTGAAATTTCCTCTTCCGCAGTCGTGGCGATGGCAATGTTATAGGCAAGGTCGGCCTTGTCGTAGAAATAGCAGAATGTAGCAATCAGCGAAACCAGGCATCCGCCCGCATCATTGCTGCCCAAACCAAACAGCTTATCCCCCTCCAAAATGGCCTTGAACGGATCCAGCGTCCAGGATTTGTTTGGCTTAACCGTGTCGTGATGAGAATTTAAAAGTAATGTCGGTTTCCTTTTATCGAAATGGCGATTATAAGCCCACAGATTGTTCTTTTTTTGCTGAAAAGGAATGTTTTTCTCTTCAAAATAATTGGCAATCAGCTGCGCAGTATTTTCCTCCTCCCTGCTAAACGATGGCGTCTCGATCAGGCTTTTCAGCAGCGCAATCGCCTCATTTGTTAATGTTTGTATATTTTCCAATGCACTTACCATCTTACCTGTCCGTCACCTTTAACAATCCATTTTTCAGTTACGAGCTTTTCGAGTGCGAACGGTCCGCGCGCGTGCAGTTTTTGTGTGGATATGCCAATTTCCGCTCCTAATGCGAAAACAGCGCCGTCTGTGAAACGTGTTGACGCATTGGCATAAACCGCCGCAGCATCCACTTCTCTCAAAAACCGCTCGATTTTACCTTCGTCCTTTGAAATAATCGCCTCGGAATGTCTGGAAGAATGTGCCCGTATATGATCCAACGCTTCATCCAGTCCGTCAACGACTTTTACAGAGCATTTATAGTCTAAAAATTCTCTTCCGAAATCCTTCTCCTCCGCATGTTGCAGCATGGGGTAACCGTCTTTTTCCAAAATAGCATAAGACGTTTCATCAGCAAAAACCTCGACATTCCATTTAATGAAATCCGCCTTCAGTTTTGGCAAGAGCTCCGAAGCAATTTCCTTATCCAGCAATATCGTATCCAGCGAATTGCAGACAGATGGCCGCGAAACCTTGGCATTCACCACGATTGCGGCTGCTTTTTCCAGATCGCCTGTTTTTTCAACATATGTATGACAAACCCCCGCTCCTGTTTCAATCGTAGGAACGAGCGAATTTTCACGTACAAATTTGATAAGGCTTTCAGATCCCCTTGGAATGATAATGTCAACAAATTTGGTTGCAGTGAGCAATTCTGTGACAAACTTCCTGTCAGTAGGCAGCAACATGACTGCCTCGGAATTAATGTCAAATTCAGCCAATGTTTTGTGGATCAGTCCAACCAAGAATAAATTGGAAAAATGCGCCTCCTTACCTCCTTTTAGGACACAGGCATTGCCGGAACGCAGGCAGAGCGATGCAACATCCAATGTGACATTTGGCCTGGATTCATAAATCACACCAACGACACCCAGCGGAACCGCTATTTTACGCAAAGACAAACCTTGCTCAATGGTACGCTCCAAAATTACCTGACCACTCGGATCGGGCAGTGCGGCGACATCGCGGAGACTTTGTGCCAGGCCCTGAATTCTTTGTTCATTCAGCAACAACCGGTCTTTTTTCGGATCGGCGTCGTCCATCACATCAAGGTCTTTCTTATTCTCGGCGATAATGTTGGCAACATTGGCCAAAACCTTATCCGCAAGACTCAGCAAAAGGTCTGACCGCTGCTGACCCGACAAATTCCGGACAGCGGCTGATGCCTTTTGAGTTTGTTCTAATAGAGGTAAAATGGATTCCATTATAATAGTACGATATCGTTGGCATGCGCCACTTCAAAATTCACTGTTTTCATATTTGCGCGGATGGCAGCCGAAGTTTCTCTGGCGCGGGCCACTGCGATCATTTCCTCCAACGGAGAATAAATTTCAATAATTTCACCAGCCTCAAAATCGCCGGTTACTTCTACAACGCCCACTGCGAGCAAGCTTTTTCTTTTCAACAATGCTTTGGAAGCGCCTTCATCAATCTGCAAGCTTCCGGAAACCAACCCGCCGCTGCCTAACCACCTGTTTCGGGCTGAAAGTGTGCTTTTCCCCGGACTAATGAGCGTTCCGGCGTTCCCATTCAATGCTTCCAGCAATTCGTTTTCCTGCTTCATGCCGAAAATAACGACCTTAATAGCCATTCTAGCGGCCAGTTTGGCGAATGTTAGTTTCGAGGCCATTCCGCCCAAACCGAGAAAGGATTTATCCGTCCTTACGAATTTGAAAACCTCATTTACATTGGATACGTTCCTGAGAATATTCCCGTGCTCATCGAGTAAACCGCCTACCGACGTGCAGAACATTAAAGACTCTGCTCCAAAACCCACTGCTAATAATGTTGCCAGTTCATCATTATCCGAGAATTTTAGTTCACGGTCACTCACAACGTCGTTCTCGTTTACGATCGGAATAATGTTGTTTTCCCACAATTCCTCGAACGTTTCCTTTAATTGAAGGAACTTGGCCCGGTTTGCAAAATGCTGTCTTTCGCAAAGACTTTGGGCAATGTAGATCTTATTAGGAGCGAAATATGTCGCATATAAGCCCACCAAAAGTGGATTTCCAACCGATGCAGCTGCTTTCCGCTGCGTCATCGTGCCTTTGTAATCCTGAATATAAGCCTTCCCTGCACCAACAGCACCGGAGGAAACAATGATAATCCTGTATTGAGAATGGATCGTTGAAACCTGACGCGCTATTTCTGAAATGATCCTGACATCAGGTTCACCGGAAGGCAGGGTTATAGAAGCAGTCCCGAATTTTACTACGAGTATTGGTTTTGACACTTTGAAATATTGCTTGAACGGGACGCGAGCCATCCGGTGCTCCCAAGTCTGAAATCTGAGCCTAAAAGTAGAAAATTATTCAAAGAATGTCTTCCAGCACATTACCATTAAACCTCCTTTTCGATTTTAATGCTTGTTGCAGCTGGTCGAGATATTCGTCACGTGGGATTTCTATGGCGCCGTATCGCAGCACATTATCATTGATAAACTGTGTATCCAGCAAAACAAACCGGTTCATCCGGAGGATTTGTATCAAGTAATGGAAAGCAACTTTCGAAGCATTACTTTCATAGGAAAACATCGATTCCCCGAAGAAAACGCCATTGATCGAAACACCATAAAGCCCTCCTACCAGCTTATTTTCGCGATATGCTTCTACGCTATGTGCATATCCAAGTTCATGCAAGGCCGTATAGGAAGCTATAATTTCCTCTGAGATCCACGTTCCCTGCTCTGTTGCCCGTGGTGCCGAACAGCCACGCATTACACCTTCAAAATCCCGGTTAACCCTTATTTCAAAGTATTTTTTATTTAAAACAGGCCGCAGGGATCTGGAAGGCTTGTATGTGTCAATTGGAATAATGGCCCTCGGATTCGGCGAATACCAATAAATGGTCCCGTCTGCTTCGGCCATTGGGAAAATCCCATTTATATATCCGTTCAAAAGGTCGTCTGTGCTGATTGCTGACATGAAAGCCATTTTTTAAGATTTATACGCCTCGGTTTTGTCCAAAACGCAAGCGGGTAAGTAGTAAAAAGTTTATTCAAAAACGAACCATAAAAATATATCTTCTGTTTCTTTGGAGTGACAATTTTTTTTTCAAAATTTGCAGCCTCTTAGACGCATTAGCAAGTCAATGAACGACAACGGCATACATACTGTTCTTCATACTACGCCTTTTCGATTCAGGTCCCCCCGGACCGCATAATTATCTTTTACCTACGTGGTAAAACTTTATACCCACCAATTTTTTCAATTTTCAAAACGTCCCATCGTTTTCTCTGGGTGTAATAATTATTGTTTCGAACATTTTTTGTCAGCAAGCCATCAATGAAAAATACCGAAGTAGTGGGCAGCAAGTTTATAGTGCAGACTGCCAATGAAAATCATCTTCACTTTGCAGAAACAATCTGTGCAGAGATGGAAGAGAGCGCCAAAAAGCGTGGTACTGGTATCGCCAAACGTTCTCCTGTATATATCATGGAAAAAATGGTGGAAGGTAAAGCGATTATCGCAACCACCGACACCGGCGAATGGGTAGGTTTTTGTTACATTGAAACGTGGGAGCACGGCAAATTTGTGGCGAATTCGGGCTTAATCGTACATCCTGACTTCCGTAACAGCGGAATGGCAAAAGCAATCAAACAGAAAGCTTTTGAATTATCGCGCCAAAAATATCCTGATGCAAAGATTATAGGCATTACAACAAGTCTGCCTGTGATGAAAATCAATTCAGATCTGGGTTATGAGCCGGTAACGTTCAGCGAGTTGCCTGCTGATGACGCTTTCTGGAAAGGGTGTGCCAGCTGTGTCAATTACGATGTATTAACGCGGACCGGCAGAAAACACTGCTTATGCACAGGAATGATGTACAACCCAGAGGATAAGAAGAAAGAGGAAGTGGCGGTTACGGCTGGTGTGGAACCAGAAAAACATTCCTGGGACTTTCTGAAAGAATCCAGCTTGTACGAGCGCTGGATGCGGATTAAGCAACGTATTTTGTTGCGAAGGGAAGAACGCACCAGAAAGAAAAACGCCGGCACATTGCTCGTACATTAAAGTACAGCCTTTATTTACAGATTTATATATCTCTTAAATACCTCGCCCGGCAGCCATTTTTGGTCCGAAGCGAGGTATTTTTTTGTTACTTTTGTACTCCAATTTAAGCATTTAGTCAGAATCAGATTTAAATATAATGTCACAACCCAAAGTAGTATTAGCGTTCAGCGGTGGATTAGACACCTCTTTTTGTGTAAAATATTTAGCCGAAGACAAAGGTTATGAAGTCCATTCGGTTTTGGTTGATACAGGCGGTTTTTCTGCCGAAGAACTGAAAACGATTGAGGCCAATGCGTATGCTTTGGGTGTGAAACAACATGCTACAATAACGAAAACAAGCGATTATTATAATGATTGTATCAAATATCTGATTTTTGGAAACATTCTAAAAAATAATACCTATCCGCTTTCTGTTAGCGCTGAACGCGTTTTCCAGGCTGTGGCAGTTGCTGAATATGCAAAAGAAATTGGAGCAAATGCCATCGCGCATGGCAGCACGGGTGCTGGAAATGACCAGGTTCGTTTTGATATGGCTTTCCGCATTATTATTCCTGAGGCTGAGATTATTACACCCATCCGCGACTTGAAACTTTCGCGTGAAGCGGAAATTGAATATTTAACCAATAAAGGCGTTGGCCGTGAATGGGCTAAGGCAGCATATAGCATTAACAAAGGTCTTTGGGGAACTTCGGTTGGTGGAAAAGAGACATTAACCTCTGATCAATATCTTCCGGAATCTGCATGGCCTACACAAATTACCAAATCAGAACCGGAAAGCATTACGCTTGAATTTGAAAAAGGCGAATTGAAAGGCGTTGCTGGCGAAAGATTTGAGAATTCAGTGGAAGCAATTCAAAAGCTTGCTGCGATTGCCCAACCTTTCGGCATTGGCCGTGATATTCACGTTGGTGATACGATTATCGGTATCAAAGGTCGTGTTGGCTTCGAAGCCGCTGCCCCGCTAATTATTATCAAGGCGCATCATACTTTGGAAAAACATGTGTTGAGCGAGCAGCAACTTTACTGGAAAGAACAACTTTCAAACTGGTATGGCAGCTTGCTTCATAAAGGTCAGTTCGTAGAGCCTGTAATGCGTAACATCGAAACGTTCCTTTCTGATACACAAGCACATGTAACCGGAAAAGTGCACGTTCACCTTGCTCCTTACCGCTTCCATGTGGAAGGAATCGAATCACCATTTGACCTGATGTCGTCCAAATTCGGAAGCTATGGTGAAATGAACAACGCCTGGACCGGCGACGACGTAAGAGGATTTTCAAAAGTGGCTTCCAACCAGGTGATGATTTATCAGAAGGTGAGTGAGTCTAATGAAAGTCTATAAGTTTAGAGTTGTGAAGTTGATTTATGCAAAATTATCAAGAGTTGAAGGTTTGGCAAAAGGCTCACCAATTCGTGTTAGAAGTGTATCAGATTACAAATGCTTTTCCTAAAACTGAGACATTTGGATTGATTTCACAAATGCGTAGGGCTAGTATTTCCGTTGCCGCCAACCTTGCAGAAGGTTGTGGCAAGAAGGGAGCGCTTGATATCGCAAACTTTTTTCAAATATCTCTTGGATCGCTGCACGAAACGGAATATTACTTGCTTCTATCAAAAGATTTACAATACATTTCCAATGAAACGTTTGAATCACGAGACTTGGAGATAAAGGAAATTAAGGCAATGCTGATATCTCTTATAAAAACAGTCCGTAACATTAGCAATACGAAATGAACTCATTAACTAATAAACTCCTAAACACTTTAAATATAGGAATAATAGGCGCGGCGGGTTACACAGGAGGCGAGTTGATCAGAATATTGCTCAATCACCCGAATGCGGTCATTGCTTTCGCTCATAGCAAAAGTCAGGCTGGCAAACCGGTTTATGCGACGCATACGGATTTGCTTGGAGACACAGATCTTGCTTTTTCAGGAGAAGAGATTCAGACGCTTTTAGAACAAGAGAATCTAAATGCTATCTTTCTTTGCTCCGGTCATGGAGAATCGCAAAAGTTTCTGAATGAATACAATGTTCCCGAATCTGTTAAGATCATTGACCTGAGCACTGATTTTCGTGACGAGTCAAATGGCTTCGTTTACGGATTGCCAGAATTGCAACGTGAAAAGATTAAGACAGCAACTAAGATTGCAAATCCCGGTTGTTTTGCCACAAGCATTGAGCTCGCAATTTTGCCATTGGCACAGGCCGGACTGATTAAGGACGACATTCACGTGAGTGCAGTAACAGGCAGCACAGGCGCAGGCCAGGCTTTGAGCGCGACGACGCATTTTAGCTGGAGAAGTAATAATATCTCTATTTACAAAGCTTTCACGCACCAGCATTTGACAGAGATTAAAATGAGTCTGGGCAAATTGCAGGCTGGTTTTGACAACGCGATCAACTTTATCCCTTACCGCGGCGATTACACCCGTGGCATTATGGCTAATGTTTATACAGCTTTTGAAGGAACATTGGAAGAAGCTAAAAGCATTTACAAAAGCTTCTACGCTTCGCACCCGTTCACACACATGAGCGACGCACCGATTGATTTGAAACAGGTTGTAAACACCAACAAATGCTTCATCAACCTGGAAGTCCACGACGGTCAATTGCTGATAAGCAGCATTATTGATAATCTCACAAAAGGCGCCTCCGGCCAGGCCGTTCAAAATATGAATTTGCTTTTTGGCTTGCCTGAAGATGCAGGATTGAGATTAAAAGCGCCCGCGTTTTAAGTTGTTAACACCCATTAAAAGACATAAAATACAAGAAATGTCACACTTATTTGATGTTTACCCCATCTACGATATAGAGCCAGTTAAGGCTGAGGGAAGTTATTTGTGGGACCAGCATGGGACCAAATATCTGGATCTTTATGGCGGGCATGCGGTGATTTCTGTTGGGCATTGCCATCCTTATTATGTGGATATGCTCACGAAGCAGCTGAATGCGATCAGTTTTTATTCCAATTCGGTGAAGATCTCCTTGCAGGAGGAGCTGGCTGAAAAGCTGGGTGCGCTTTCTGGCTATCCTGATTATAAGCTGTTCTTATGCAACTCGGGCGCTGAGGCGAATGAGAATGCTTTGAAACTGGCTTCGTTTCACAACGGCCGCAAAAAGGTTATTTCCTTTACCAAATCGTTTCACGGTCGGACGGCCGGCGCGGTGGCGGCGACGGATA
It includes:
- a CDS encoding HU family DNA-binding protein — translated: MTKADVIAQISEKTGVDKGDVQQTLESFFTVVKDSLSEGENLYVRGFGSFINKKRARKVARNISKGTSMIIDEHFVPSFKPAKVFVEQVKESDKLKAVAEK
- a CDS encoding tetratricopeptide repeat protein; this translates as MKKSILLSCVLAVALVGTLFSLPKVVVNTKGKEVGKERSQSQAAATVAAPDSSVQSHDKATISPDQQKIVDQLRSGFEQAGDKDKAAAGLKLSDKFAQLQKFDSAAFYAEKAALLSPSIENLVRTGDRYYEAYGFAIDDQKAKNLGAKTREYYQKALDQNPGLLAAKANMAMTYVNTENPMQGILMLREVIDTDPTNELALFNLGILSMRSNQYSKAADRFRQILTNNPANTKAKFYLGLTLVELGNKEEARKVLSEVKKEEKDPVIQQAIGELEGRLNN
- a CDS encoding Rne/Rng family ribonuclease, producing the protein MSNELLINSTQKGERIALLQDKRLLEYHVETPDQSFTVGDIYLGTVRKLVAGLNAAFVDVGFEKDAFLHYLDLGPNINSLNKLTKDVISKRQTSGKLNNFKMEPEIEKLGKIDKVLSKNQPILVQIVKEPISTKGPRLSCDISIAGRYIVLVPFSNSVNLSKKITDKQERNRLQRLMSSIKPANFGVIIRTVATGKDVDELNKDLQDCLDKWENGIKTLRDAKPRDRVIGEMNRASSIIRDMLNESFDSITVDSKEVYDDIKAYIHNIAPDRENILKLHNGKNKLFEQFGLEKQIKSLFGRSVSLPNGGYLIIEHTEALHVIDVNSGNKSNSEEDQEATALSVNLEAAKEIARQLRLRDMGGIIVVDFIDMKKAENKRVLFDTMRDEMKGDRSKYTILPLSKFGLLQITRQRVRPEMNIVTRETCPTCGGTGTIQASILVSDVIANNLDYILTKQNERGITISLHPFLHSYFTKGLISEQVKWLFHYKTWVKLIKDTSLGVVDFKFHNRYGEEIEIVPGN
- a CDS encoding enoyl-CoA hydratase/isomerase family protein encodes the protein MRFYTEEDVQDFGSVKFLYIKTSLSNHIFTITLSRPEKRNAFTPTMAEEIIFALAYANYNNKVRCLIINAEGSVFCAGADLNAFHDTSANTKNSTLPAIREEAKLGDAFNEVYKPTIAQVEGPVLAGGFLIICGCTFVFSVNDAVFSLPEVKRGIWPMQVMASLSRVISARKILEMCITGKSYNAEEALELGLLTHITETESIKNEVQTMAAQIAQNAPYAIQQGMKAFQKLKQIPESEKHSFLKAELDQILASEDAKEGVQAFKEKRSPNWKGR
- a CDS encoding M20 family metallo-hydrolase, whose protein sequence is MVSALENIQTLTNEAIALLKSLIETPSFSREEENTAQLIANYFEEKNIPFQQKKNNLWAYNRHFDKRKPTLLLNSHHDTVKPNKSWTLDPFKAILEGDKLFGLGSNDAGGCLVSLIATFCYFYDKADLAYNIAIATTAEEEISGKEGLEIVVPELPDIAFAIVGEPTEMQLAVAEKGLLVLDCTAKGKSGHAAREEGENAIYKALKDINRIQEYKFPKVSPTLGPIKMSVTIINAGTQHNVVPDACNFTIDVRVTDQYTLEEVIEVIQANIESEVAARSIRLRPSSIPMDHPIVLEGLKLGREAYGSPTTSDQALLDCPSLKMGPGHSRRSHSADEFIYLHEIEAGIKQYITMLEGVLKP
- a CDS encoding glutamate-5-semialdehyde dehydrogenase; this translates as MESILPLLEQTQKASAAVRNLSGQQRSDLLLSLADKVLANVANIIAENKKDLDVMDDADPKKDRLLLNEQRIQGLAQSLRDVAALPDPSGQVILERTIEQGLSLRKIAVPLGVVGVIYESRPNVTLDVASLCLRSGNACVLKGGKEAHFSNLFLVGLIHKTLAEFDINSEAVMLLPTDRKFVTELLTATKFVDIIIPRGSESLIKFVRENSLVPTIETGAGVCHTYVEKTGDLEKAAAIVVNAKVSRPSVCNSLDTILLDKEIASELLPKLKADFIKWNVEVFADETSYAILEKDGYPMLQHAEEKDFGREFLDYKCSVKVVDGLDEALDHIRAHSSRHSEAIISKDEGKIERFLREVDAAAVYANASTRFTDGAVFALGAEIGISTQKLHARGPFALEKLVTEKWIVKGDGQVRW
- the proB gene encoding glutamate 5-kinase, with translation MSKPILVVKFGTASITLPSGEPDVRIISEIARQVSTIHSQYRIIIVSSGAVGAGKAYIQDYKGTMTQRKAAASVGNPLLVGLYATYFAPNKIYIAQSLCERQHFANRAKFLQLKETFEELWENNIIPIVNENDVVSDRELKFSDNDELATLLAVGFGAESLMFCTSVGGLLDEHGNILRNVSNVNEVFKFVRTDKSFLGLGGMASKLTFAKLAARMAIKVVIFGMKQENELLEALNGNAGTLISPGKSTLSARNRWLGSGGLVSGSLQIDEGASKALLKRKSLLAVGVVEVTGDFEAGEIIEIYSPLEEMIAVARARETSAAIRANMKTVNFEVAHANDIVLL
- the aat gene encoding leucyl/phenylalanyl-tRNA--protein transferase; translation: MSAISTDDLLNGYINGIFPMAEADGTIYWYSPNPRAIIPIDTYKPSRSLRPVLNKKYFEIRVNRDFEGVMRGCSAPRATEQGTWISEEIIASYTALHELGYAHSVEAYRENKLVGGLYGVSINGVFFGESMFSYESNASKVAFHYLIQILRMNRFVLLDTQFINDNVLRYGAIEIPRDEYLDQLQQALKSKRRFNGNVLEDIL
- a CDS encoding GNAT family N-acetyltransferase, coding for MKNTEVVGSKFIVQTANENHLHFAETICAEMEESAKKRGTGIAKRSPVYIMEKMVEGKAIIATTDTGEWVGFCYIETWEHGKFVANSGLIVHPDFRNSGMAKAIKQKAFELSRQKYPDAKIIGITTSLPVMKINSDLGYEPVTFSELPADDAFWKGCASCVNYDVLTRTGRKHCLCTGMMYNPEDKKKEEVAVTAGVEPEKHSWDFLKESSLYERWMRIKQRILLRREERTRKKNAGTLLVH